In a genomic window of Anoxybacter fermentans:
- a CDS encoding TMEM165/GDT1 family protein, whose protein sequence is MFWKTLLTTFGLVFLAELGDKTQLATMLLVSQNKSPKAVFFGAALALVCSTFLGVALGFLLNKIIPANYIQVAAGIAFIAIGCLLLFGKI, encoded by the coding sequence TTGTTCTGGAAAACATTATTAACAACATTTGGCTTGGTCTTTCTGGCAGAGTTGGGAGACAAAACCCAATTGGCCACCATGCTTTTAGTATCCCAAAATAAATCTCCAAAAGCCGTTTTTTTCGGTGCGGCTTTGGCTCTTGTTTGTTCAACTTTTTTAGGGGTGGCCCTGGGTTTTCTTTTAAATAAAATAATCCCCGCTAACTATATTCAGGTAGCTGCAGGGATTGCTTTTATTGCTATTGGCTGTTTACTTCTTTTTGGTAAGATTTGA
- a CDS encoding beta-galactosidase has product MVTNRVEFEDGYFKIDGKPEFLYGAEVHYFRIPKGEWQDRLQKVKEAGCNLVSTYIPWIWHEPYEGKVDLTGKTHHQRDVVGFLDLCHEMGFYTIVRPGPYVMAELVNYGLPGWLLKNYPEIIARDKNGSLHPLAVVSYLHPTYLNKVRDWYRMVMPIIKERLISRNGNIIMVQLCNEIGMLNWVSGKSDYSHITWTYFLKFLQNKYGNMEQLNKTYGTNLEDYKEISPEAICNQSIFSRDWGLFWRWYIKKYVEELTAYAKKEGIDVPILINVHGFKDYSLYSRGIDYPIGLSQLYSISELPQTVLAGDFYPGRIGYDTFHDLVIASEFTKAIQNIEIPLFSAEFQAGRLADRPRIYPQDLELNTRTCVAHGMNALNYYMFAGGVNLEGIGEFGRYHEWQAPLASNGDKRPSFFNARRMGRFFKTFGRQFVRTRKKVVTHVGFYPDYYMTETEELNKGEEVSKLIHERENFFFDGIIRLLICANLHFQAHDLLKVSLEELMECKTLWVFAQEMMVEDIQQKLVQYVQNGGKLILFPHVPVKNMVGKRATILKDALQIKVEDRLNGRYLASYKGYRSFSVMNPYLFKEDENTISLVCLDKSRGICGIRKTVGKGEVVVLGFGFNHMYNYQIGIIKDLALELGIEQEFLTDNDNISIVARVENEKGFISVLNYDDIPQKFKILRKNKELFDGHEITLNPRSGLILPWNIPLTDDLIIEYSTVEILSIDCNQNGFSLAVAGNGSTQGIIKLTGKSTTRIEIDGRRVLKVEGQGDDIFINLDLDSNQEEVLVDVFIDID; this is encoded by the coding sequence ATGGTAACAAATAGAGTAGAATTTGAAGATGGATATTTTAAAATAGATGGAAAGCCGGAATTTTTGTACGGCGCAGAAGTACATTACTTTAGGATTCCAAAAGGGGAATGGCAGGATCGCTTACAAAAGGTAAAAGAAGCGGGGTGTAATCTGGTAAGCACATACATTCCCTGGATCTGGCATGAGCCTTATGAGGGAAAGGTTGATTTAACCGGAAAAACCCATCATCAGCGGGATGTAGTTGGTTTTCTCGATCTCTGTCATGAGATGGGTTTTTATACAATTGTTCGGCCTGGCCCTTATGTAATGGCTGAATTGGTCAATTATGGACTTCCCGGGTGGTTATTAAAAAATTATCCCGAAATTATTGCCAGAGATAAAAATGGTTCTCTCCATCCTCTTGCGGTTGTATCATATTTACATCCTACTTACCTTAATAAGGTGAGAGATTGGTATAGAATGGTTATGCCTATTATAAAGGAAAGATTGATTTCCAGAAACGGAAATATTATAATGGTTCAATTATGTAATGAAATTGGTATGCTTAATTGGGTTTCCGGGAAATCGGATTACTCACATATAACCTGGACGTATTTTCTCAAATTTCTCCAAAACAAATATGGAAATATGGAACAATTAAATAAAACTTATGGAACTAATCTTGAAGATTATAAAGAAATTTCTCCGGAAGCAATCTGTAATCAATCTATTTTTAGCCGGGATTGGGGTTTATTCTGGCGCTGGTATATAAAGAAGTATGTAGAAGAGCTGACTGCTTATGCAAAAAAAGAGGGTATTGATGTACCAATTTTAATTAATGTTCATGGCTTCAAAGACTATTCATTATATAGCCGGGGAATCGATTATCCTATAGGATTATCTCAATTATATTCCATATCTGAGCTTCCCCAAACAGTACTGGCAGGAGATTTTTATCCTGGTAGAATTGGTTATGATACCTTTCATGATCTGGTTATTGCTTCAGAATTTACAAAGGCAATTCAGAATATAGAAATTCCTCTCTTTTCAGCAGAGTTTCAAGCAGGGAGACTTGCTGATAGACCCCGTATTTATCCTCAGGATTTAGAACTCAATACCAGAACCTGTGTTGCCCACGGTATGAATGCTTTAAATTATTATATGTTTGCTGGCGGGGTTAATTTAGAGGGTATTGGTGAATTTGGTAGATACCATGAGTGGCAGGCTCCTCTTGCTTCAAATGGAGATAAGAGACCCAGCTTTTTTAATGCACGTCGGATGGGGAGGTTTTTCAAAACTTTTGGACGACAGTTTGTCAGGACTAGAAAGAAGGTTGTAACACATGTAGGTTTTTATCCAGATTATTATATGACTGAGACTGAAGAACTTAATAAAGGAGAAGAAGTCTCTAAATTAATTCATGAACGGGAAAATTTCTTCTTTGACGGAATAATTCGCCTTCTTATCTGTGCTAACCTTCATTTTCAAGCCCATGATCTATTAAAAGTCAGCTTAGAAGAATTGATGGAGTGTAAGACCTTATGGGTTTTTGCTCAAGAGATGATGGTAGAGGATATCCAACAAAAGTTGGTACAATATGTGCAAAATGGTGGTAAATTAATCCTTTTTCCGCATGTACCTGTTAAAAATATGGTAGGAAAGCGGGCGACAATTCTAAAAGATGCTTTGCAAATCAAAGTGGAAGATAGATTGAATGGGCGTTATCTGGCCTCTTATAAAGGATATAGGAGTTTTTCGGTTATGAATCCGTACCTTTTTAAAGAAGATGAAAACACTATTTCACTGGTTTGTCTGGATAAGTCTAGGGGTATTTGCGGAATCAGAAAAACTGTTGGTAAAGGGGAAGTAGTAGTTTTGGGTTTTGGCTTTAATCATATGTACAATTATCAGATTGGAATTATAAAAGACCTGGCTTTAGAATTGGGGATCGAACAGGAATTTTTAACTGATAATGATAATATCTCGATAGTTGCCAGAGTGGAAAATGAGAAAGGATTTATATCAGTGCTGAATTATGATGACATTCCCCAAAAGTTTAAGATATTAAGGAAAAATAAAGAACTATTTGATGGTCATGAAATAACACTAAATCCGCGCAGTGGACTAATTCTACCCTGGAATATTCCCCTTACAGATGATTTAATTATTGAATATTCTACTGTAGAGATTCTGTCTATTGATTGTAATCAAAATGGTTTTTCTCTGGCTGTTGCTGGTAATGGATCTACTCAGGGGATCATTAAATTAACCGGGAAATCAACTACTCGAATAGAAATAGATGGTAGGCGAGTGTTAAAAGTTGAAGGTCAGGGTGATGATATATTCATCAATCTGGATCTGGATTCAAATCAGGAGGAAGTGCTTGTAGATGTTTTTATTGATATTGATTAA
- a CDS encoding carbohydrate ABC transporter permease: MKKDIKVPLLFLAPALVLMLIFMILPIFVSFYLSLTDFNVFALVDWSKAKFIGLENYRKLLNDELFWKALKNTLYFVAIGVPCAIIFSLSFAILLNRPDIIGRNLFRVGFYLPHITTTVAIAVVWKWVLNPRYGILNWALSLFGITGPSWLGDPRWAMPAIIMLVVWKGLGYNIIIFLAGLQNIPEHLYEAAQIDGANRWQQLFHITIPLLRPTTFFVTVMTLIGYLQLFAEPYMLTDGGPLNSTLSIVLYMYRQGFKFFNLGYASAIAYVLFGIIFVATLIQMKFRDEEIQY; this comes from the coding sequence ATGAAAAAGGATATAAAAGTACCATTATTATTTTTAGCACCAGCATTGGTTTTGATGTTGATTTTTATGATACTTCCGATTTTTGTTTCCTTTTATCTCAGTCTGACCGATTTTAATGTTTTTGCTCTGGTAGATTGGAGCAAAGCTAAATTTATAGGTCTGGAAAATTACCGAAAATTATTAAATGATGAACTTTTCTGGAAAGCTTTAAAAAACACCTTGTATTTTGTAGCAATTGGGGTTCCCTGTGCAATTATATTTTCCTTATCATTTGCTATTTTATTAAATAGGCCGGATATTATTGGAAGGAATCTATTCCGGGTTGGTTTTTATCTGCCCCATATTACCACAACAGTAGCTATTGCTGTTGTCTGGAAATGGGTTTTAAATCCCCGTTATGGAATTTTAAACTGGGCATTAAGTCTTTTTGGAATTACTGGTCCTAGCTGGTTGGGAGACCCCAGATGGGCAATGCCAGCTATAATTATGTTAGTTGTCTGGAAGGGTTTGGGTTATAACATCATTATCTTTCTTGCTGGATTACAAAATATCCCGGAACATCTTTATGAAGCTGCTCAAATTGATGGTGCCAATCGCTGGCAGCAGTTATTTCATATCACTATTCCATTATTACGACCCACTACTTTTTTTGTTACCGTTATGACTTTGATTGGTTATCTTCAGCTCTTTGCAGAACCGTATATGTTAACTGATGGTGGACCGTTAAATTCAACTTTATCTATAGTTCTCTATATGTATAGACAGGGATTTAAGTTTTTCAATCTGGGTTATGCTTCTGCAATTGCCTATGTTCTTTTTGGTATCATATTTGTGGCTACATTGATTCAGATGAAATTTAGAGATGAGGAAATTCAATACTAG
- a CDS encoding carbohydrate ABC transporter permease yields the protein MKEKIFLIEKIIVHLVVLLGLIVMIAPFLWMLSTSFKSTKAIFRFPPDWIPNNPTLINYTKLFQTLDFLTPFKNTIIVAFSITTLSLLICSMAGYAFAKFQFPGRDKLFLGLLGTLMIPGQITMIPVFLLLKKLGLLNSYLGLILPGLASAFSIFFMRQFIRTIPDELLEAARIDGASELYIFFKIILPLCKPALATLGIFNFTGSWNSFLWPLIIATDEKMYTLPVAIANLGGQYQTEYGLQMAGAVIVVLPVIIVFLMAQKYFIRGITLSGLKG from the coding sequence ATGAAAGAAAAAATTTTTTTAATAGAAAAGATAATTGTTCATCTGGTGGTATTGTTGGGTTTGATTGTTATGATTGCCCCATTTCTATGGATGTTGTCCACATCTTTTAAAAGTACAAAGGCGATTTTTCGTTTTCCGCCCGATTGGATTCCTAATAATCCAACCCTGATCAATTACACCAAACTATTTCAGACATTAGATTTTTTGACACCTTTTAAGAATACGATTATTGTGGCTTTTTCAATTACTACCCTCTCTTTATTGATCTGTTCAATGGCTGGCTATGCTTTTGCCAAGTTTCAGTTTCCAGGGAGGGATAAATTATTTTTGGGGTTGTTGGGAACCTTGATGATACCAGGCCAGATTACAATGATTCCGGTGTTTTTGTTGCTAAAAAAATTGGGATTGCTAAACTCCTATCTGGGATTGATTTTACCCGGGTTAGCAAGTGCTTTTAGTATCTTCTTTATGCGGCAATTTATAAGGACTATTCCAGACGAGCTATTAGAAGCGGCCAGGATTGATGGGGCAAGTGAGTTATATATCTTTTTCAAGATTATTTTACCACTTTGCAAACCTGCCCTGGCAACTTTAGGAATCTTTAACTTTACGGGTTCGTGGAATTCATTTTTATGGCCATTGATTATTGCAACAGATGAAAAGATGTACACTCTTCCAGTAGCTATTGCTAATTTGGGAGGTCAGTATCAAACTGAATATGGATTACAGATGGCAGGAGCGGTGATTGTTGTCTTGCCCGTAATTATTGTCTTTCTTATGGCACAAAAATATTTTATTCGTGGGATAACTTTATCGGGATTAAAGGGTTAG
- a CDS encoding cation diffusion facilitator family transporter, which yields MLKINSRFYEGKKVSLFALFINSFLAIFKISVGYLAHSRAMIADGIHSASDSFSTIIVLFSLRVASKPPDSCHPYGHERSETLAANILALSLIISGIIIIKDNMASIFTQNFFYPETINIYAGIISIIAQEGTYRYALYVGRKINSPAIIADAMHHRSDAISSIAAIFGIIAARNGLPILDPIAGIIVAGMIIHMGGEILIDTIHELMEASPDSTYLTQITKIAQSIKKVKDITDLKVRKHAGSEIIEMTITVNPSLSVDEGDRIAHLVKDQIISNIDNHQIKEVFIHVDPHQVKSYQKEVNSQ from the coding sequence ATGTTGAAGATAAATTCCCGATTCTATGAAGGAAAAAAAGTATCACTCTTTGCTCTCTTCATCAACAGTTTTCTTGCCATCTTTAAAATAAGTGTCGGATACCTGGCTCATAGCCGGGCCATGATTGCTGATGGTATTCACTCTGCTTCTGACTCTTTTTCTACAATTATTGTGCTTTTCAGTCTTAGAGTGGCCAGTAAACCTCCTGACTCCTGCCATCCCTACGGTCATGAACGTTCTGAAACCCTGGCTGCAAATATCTTAGCTTTGAGTTTGATCATAAGCGGCATAATAATTATAAAAGATAATATGGCAAGTATATTTACACAAAACTTCTTTTATCCAGAAACAATAAATATCTATGCCGGAATCATTTCTATTATAGCTCAAGAAGGTACTTATCGCTATGCGTTATATGTTGGCCGAAAGATTAACAGTCCTGCAATTATTGCCGATGCCATGCACCACCGCTCAGATGCTATTTCTTCAATTGCAGCTATTTTCGGAATTATAGCAGCACGAAACGGATTACCTATCTTGGATCCCATTGCTGGAATTATAGTTGCAGGAATGATTATCCACATGGGCGGAGAAATTCTTATCGATACCATCCACGAACTAATGGAAGCCTCACCGGATTCCACCTATCTGACTCAGATTACTAAGATTGCTCAATCCATCAAAAAAGTGAAGGATATAACTGACCTAAAAGTAAGAAAACATGCTGGTTCTGAAATTATTGAAATGACCATTACAGTAAACCCCAGTTTAAGTGTTGATGAAGGCGATAGAATTGCACATCTGGTGAAAGATCAGATCATCTCTAATATTGATAATCATCAGATTAAAGAAGTTTTCATCCACGTAGATCCCCATCAAGTCAAATCTTACCAAAAAGAAGTAAACAGCCAATAG
- a CDS encoding DUF1540 domain-containing protein → MAKIGCSVQNCKYWQNDICTADEIQVNLNERYNNTYMEIGVLAGQNAANTSQETQCSTFIPRG, encoded by the coding sequence ATGGCCAAAATCGGTTGCTCGGTACAGAATTGCAAGTATTGGCAAAATGACATTTGTACTGCTGATGAAATTCAGGTCAACTTAAATGAAAGGTACAACAATACCTATATGGAAATTGGGGTACTTGCCGGCCAAAATGCAGCCAACACCTCACAAGAAACCCAATGTAGTACTTTCATTCCAAGAGGGTAA
- a CDS encoding alkaline phosphatase: MFKRNLTSRILLLVLIVLLGFNAFVFASSQKAPKYVFYFIGDGLGSSQRQAAEYFLQVKTGDNTVKLVMNQFPVAGINTTHSLDSLVTDSAAAGTALATGFKTDNGMIAQLPDGTNVKTLVEAAEEKGMATGIITTMRLTHATPAVFAAHNQSRGNENEIAVDYLDSGVEFFAGGGYRHFVPQNGELKSKRKDDRNLIEEFEKLGYKIFVTENDTEKFRNYKPVGKEKVFAVFTYSHLPYEIDRNDNVPSLAELTQKGIEVLSKYENGFFMMVEGGKIDYASHANDPAGVIHDVLAFDKAIAKAYEFYKQHPEETLIVIIGDHETGGFGLGFGDNYFLKLQELMDVKASVDSIRYKGDREALYKYLAENFGLDDLTDKEKAELERAMDMADAGEKIENGPSWLSPVNAAVAHIVSERANLFWTTYAHTGTAIPMSAIGVGAANFGGFKDNSEIAKTMADLMGFKLTELK; encoded by the coding sequence ATGTTCAAGAGAAATCTTACTTCAAGAATTTTATTACTGGTTCTTATAGTACTGCTTGGCTTTAATGCTTTTGTTTTTGCAAGCAGTCAAAAAGCTCCTAAGTATGTGTTTTACTTCATTGGTGATGGTCTGGGGTCTTCTCAAAGACAGGCAGCCGAATATTTTCTCCAGGTGAAAACTGGTGATAATACTGTAAAACTGGTTATGAATCAATTTCCTGTTGCGGGTATTAACACAACCCATTCTTTAGATTCTCTGGTAACTGATTCTGCCGCTGCTGGTACTGCTTTAGCTACCGGTTTTAAAACTGATAATGGTATGATTGCCCAATTACCGGATGGAACAAATGTTAAAACTCTTGTTGAGGCTGCTGAGGAAAAGGGTATGGCAACCGGTATCATTACTACTATGAGATTAACCCATGCAACTCCAGCGGTCTTTGCAGCTCATAATCAAAGCAGAGGTAATGAAAATGAAATTGCTGTTGATTATCTGGACAGCGGTGTCGAGTTCTTTGCAGGTGGTGGATATAGACACTTTGTTCCACAGAATGGAGAATTGAAGTCAAAGAGAAAAGATGACAGAAATCTTATTGAAGAGTTTGAAAAGTTGGGATATAAAATATTTGTAACAGAGAATGATACTGAGAAATTTAGAAATTATAAGCCTGTAGGAAAGGAGAAAGTATTTGCTGTATTTACTTACAGTCATTTGCCGTACGAAATTGATAGAAATGATAATGTACCATCATTAGCTGAGCTTACTCAAAAAGGTATTGAAGTTTTATCTAAATATGAGAATGGTTTCTTTATGATGGTTGAAGGTGGAAAAATCGACTATGCTTCTCATGCAAATGACCCAGCTGGTGTAATTCATGATGTTTTAGCATTTGATAAAGCCATTGCAAAAGCTTATGAGTTTTACAAGCAACATCCTGAAGAGACTCTGATCGTAATTATTGGAGACCACGAAACTGGTGGTTTTGGACTGGGATTTGGAGATAATTATTTCTTAAAACTCCAGGAGTTAATGGATGTTAAGGCTTCTGTAGATAGTATCCGTTATAAAGGAGATAGAGAAGCATTGTATAAGTACTTAGCAGAGAATTTTGGTCTGGATGACCTGACAGATAAAGAAAAAGCTGAGCTTGAAAGGGCAATGGATATGGCAGATGCCGGTGAAAAAATTGAAAATGGTCCTTCCTGGTTAAGTCCGGTTAATGCAGCAGTTGCTCATATTGTATCTGAAAGAGCCAATTTATTCTGGACTACATATGCTCACACCGGAACTGCTATTCCAATGTCAGCTATAGGAGTTGGTGCAGCTAACTTTGGTGGTTTTAAGGATAATAGTGAGATTGCCAAAACTATGGCAGATTTGATGGGCTTTAAATTAACTGAACTCAAATAA
- a CDS encoding electron transfer flavoprotein subunit alpha/FixB family protein produces the protein MEEAKIIFSGGRGLGSPEGFKFIKKLVDVLGGEVVSHRACVDCGWIGHEHQVGQTGKTVQPDLYIACGISGAIQHLAGMSNSKIIVIQTC, from the coding sequence CTGGAAGAAGCTAAGATCATTTTCTCCGGTGGTCGTGGTTTAGGAAGCCCTGAAGGTTTTAAGTTTATTAAAAAGTTAGTTGACGTTCTGGGTGGTGAAGTCGTTTCTCACCGTGCCTGTGTCGATTGTGGTTGGATTGGTCACGAGCATCAGGTAGGACAGACAGGGAAGACGGTTCAACCTGATCTTTATATAGCCTGCGGAATTTCTGGAGCTATTCAGCATCTAGCAGGTATGAGCAATTCCAAAATAATTGTAATACAAACGTGCTAG
- a CDS encoding sugar ABC transporter substrate-binding protein, with protein MKKALILILLLGIILFSTLSAFAAETITVWAMGAEAKKIGAMVEKFEKAYPGLKVKVQAIPWSSAHDKLITAIAGGTVPDVAQMGTTWMAEFGSIGVFEDVSNYLKNSKVIKEDDFFEGSLNTNIVDGKLYGIPWYVDTRVLFYRTDLLAEVGYDHPPRTWEELEDVARKLAADGGYGLALSTNNYQEFMPFVWQNGGRILDENGEVAVTEPAFVEALEFYVKLFKEGLAPIDAQGTNLFQEFAAGRMPMYFSGPWMVNLTHEQVPEIDGKWSVALMPEKKSRTSFIGGCNLVIFKDSKHKEAAWKFIEFMTEAQNQVEWFKISGCLPANKWAWEDTYFNNLEMMQVFGEQLKDAKAPINIPQWAQIESFIQRRVQEACYGEKTPKEAAEALARDIEGVL; from the coding sequence ATGAAAAAAGCCTTAATTTTAATACTGTTATTGGGCATTATCCTGTTCAGTACATTATCAGCCTTTGCAGCTGAGACCATTACGGTCTGGGCGATGGGGGCGGAAGCTAAAAAGATTGGTGCGATGGTAGAGAAATTTGAAAAAGCGTATCCGGGGTTAAAAGTAAAGGTTCAGGCTATACCCTGGAGCAGTGCTCATGATAAGTTAATTACAGCTATTGCAGGTGGTACTGTACCTGATGTTGCTCAGATGGGGACAACCTGGATGGCTGAATTTGGATCAATTGGAGTTTTTGAAGATGTCAGTAACTATCTTAAAAACTCAAAGGTAATCAAAGAGGATGATTTCTTTGAGGGTTCTTTAAATACCAATATTGTTGATGGGAAGCTTTATGGTATTCCCTGGTATGTAGATACCCGTGTCTTATTTTATCGTACAGATTTGTTGGCTGAAGTAGGTTATGATCATCCTCCGCGGACCTGGGAGGAACTAGAAGATGTGGCACGTAAATTGGCTGCAGATGGTGGTTATGGTCTAGCATTATCTACCAATAATTATCAAGAGTTTATGCCATTTGTCTGGCAAAATGGTGGTCGGATTCTTGACGAAAATGGTGAAGTTGCTGTGACTGAACCGGCCTTTGTGGAAGCTTTGGAATTCTATGTCAAACTATTTAAAGAAGGTCTAGCACCTATTGATGCTCAGGGTACTAATTTATTTCAGGAATTTGCAGCTGGAAGGATGCCTATGTATTTCAGTGGACCCTGGATGGTAAATCTTACTCATGAGCAGGTACCGGAAATTGATGGTAAATGGTCAGTTGCTTTGATGCCGGAAAAGAAAAGCCGTACTTCCTTTATTGGTGGATGCAATCTGGTTATCTTTAAAGATTCAAAACATAAGGAAGCAGCCTGGAAATTTATTGAATTTATGACCGAGGCACAAAATCAGGTTGAGTGGTTTAAAATCTCCGGCTGTTTACCTGCCAATAAGTGGGCCTGGGAAGATACCTATTTTAATAATTTAGAAATGATGCAAGTTTTCGGAGAACAATTAAAGGATGCCAAGGCGCCTATTAATATTCCTCAATGGGCTCAGATTGAATCATTCATCCAACGGCGTGTTCAGGAGGCATGTTATGGAGAAAAGACTCCAAAAGAAGCAGCAGAGGCTTTAGCCAGAGATATTGAGGGAGTACTCTGA